A region of the Dehalococcoidia bacterium genome:
CACGCGCTTGCGCGTGGGTATCTATAATATCAGGAACCCCCTGGATTCCCGCTGGAGTTTACGCTGAGATTGCCTCTTGCGGGCGAATGTGCTGGGAATGACAAGGGACGCGGGGAATCTCGATGATATGGGGAGAGGCTGCTGAAGCGTGCCAGATTCTTCGTCCAGGTCGGGACTCAGAATGAAACAATAAGGCGGGGGCGTTAGACAAAAAATTATGCAAAATGTTATAATCACGTTTAATTCAAGAGGAAAAAACCCGAAATCCGTTTGCATAATTCCACTCCATTTACGATAATTTTAAGAGGACTAAATATGCCGAAAACCGACCTTATCCTGCTGCACGCTCCGCATGTATATGATTTCCGCAAGATACCCCAGCTATACGGCCCGGTGAGCGACCTGGTGCTGGCCACGCCCATATTCGAGATGTACCCGGTGGGCCTTTCCAGCATTTCCGAGTACCTCGAGCGAGCCGGTTTCCGCACGCGCATTGTCAATATCGCCTGGCGTATGCTGCGGGACGCGCATTTCGACGCCGAAGCCTTCATAAAAAAGCTCGACGCGCCTGTTTTCGGCATCGACCTGCACTGGATGGTGCATTCGCACGGCTCCATCGAAATCGCCAGAATCGTCAAGAAATACCATCCTGACTCCAAAGTCATTTTCGGGGGTTACTCCTCCTCTCGCTTCTGGAAAGAGCTTATCCAGTACCCGGCGGTGGACTTCGTCATGCGCGGCGATTCCACCGAGGAGCCCATGAGGCAATTCATGATAGCGTTGAAGGCGGGCAGCGACCTGTCCGGCATTCCCAATCTCGTCTGGAAGGATGCCTCCGGTGCTGTTCACGAAAATGAGTTCAGCTATGTGCCCACCGACATCAGCCATGTCATGGGAAACCACTACGGCACGGTGGTGCGCCAGGTGCTGCGTTACCACGACCTCGCCAGCGTGGTGCCCTTCAAGGGCTGGTTGGAATACCCTGTGACGGCCGTCTTCACCTGCCGCGGCTGCAACTATAACTGCATCTTCTGCAGCGGGGCCAAAGGGGGCCTGTCCGCCTTTGCCAACCGTAAGACGCCGGCCTACCGTACCGCAGAGGATATATTCAACGATATTCAGAACATCAGCAATATAACGCGCGGCCCCATCCTGCTGGTGGGGGACATCCGCGAGGGTGGGGAAGGGCGCGCTCACAAACTCCTGAGACTGATAAAAGAACACCGCGTCAAGAACACGCTCATGCTGGAGGCCTTCAATCCCATGCCTCCCGAATTCGTCAGGGAGCTGGCACAGGCCGCACCGGGCTTCTCGCTGGACATGTCGCCCGAGTCGCACGACCCTGAGGTGCGCAAGGTGTCGCTGGGCCGGAGCTTTTCCAACGAGGACATGGAGAAGATGATTGAGACCGCGCTGGATGAAGGCGCCAGCCGCGTGGAGATATTCTTCATGATAGGGCTGCACAAGCAGACTAAACGATCCGTTCTCGATACCATCGATTACTGCGAAGACCTGCTCAAAAAGTTCAAGGCCGACAAGCGTCTCTTCCTTTTCATGGGGCACCAGGCGCCCTTCATGGCGCCCGGCAGCCTGGCTTTCGAGTATCCCGAGCGCTACGGTTTCCGCCTCCTCTACAAGACGCTGGAAGAGCACCGCCAGGCTCTCACGCTGCCGAGCTGGAAACACAGCCTGAACTACGAGACCGAGTGGCTGTCGCGTGACGAGATAACCGAGGTGACTTACGAGGCCATCGCCCGCCTGGCCAAACTCAAGGCCAAGTACGGCCAGATAACCCAAAAAGCGGCCGATACGCAGCTTGAACGCATCGAACGTGCTAAGGCCCTCGAGGCCAGGATAGAAAAACTCTTGAAGAGCGGGAAGCGTGACGAGATAGCTGTCCTCAAGCCGGAAATGGATGCTATCAACGGCTTCACCGCCTCCGAGCGGCTGGAGCTCGAGATACCCATCGGGCTGGTGCGCATCAGATATTTTTCGGCCATTCGAAATATGCTTTTCAAACGCAAAAAGAAGGTGGCCTTCGCGCAATAATCCTGAGACGCGTGATCCGAATTTGACCATTCCTTAAAACATGGATGAGGTCAGACGAATAGTAAACAAGGTAACCTTATCTGATTCAGGTAAATGGTTCAATCAGGTTTTATAGATAGGTTATGATGAAAATTAACCGGATAAAACTCAACGCTTGGATACAGGTGCAGAAGCTGCCGCGCCATTCCAACGACGTATTCTCTTTCGTGCTTGGCTCGGTGCTGGCATGGTATTACACGGGCAACTTCAACTGGCTGGTATTCACCGCATCGCTGGTTGCCGTTTTCTTCATCGCCAACGGCATCTATCTCACCAACGAGGCGCAGGACTACGAGGGTGACCGCCGCAACGTTGAGCGCATCGGGGCCGGGGGCGGCATGAACCTGACCAGCACGGGCGGTACGCAGGTGCTGGTGCGCGGGCATCTTAAAAAAGAGCACGTGCAACTTGTCGGAATGCTATTCTTCGCCGCGGCCATACCGCTGGGGCTAATCGTGCAGTTTGTGGGCAAGACGGGCTGGGCTACTATCCCGCTGGGCGTACTGGGCATCTTAATCACCTACAGCTATTCCAACCCGCCCATCAAGGCCTCTTACCGCGGCCTGGGCGAGACCTTCATGCTTATTGGCTATGCCATGGTGATCTTTACGGCCTATTATATCCAGGCAGGCCCGAGCTGGCTGCCCATTTTGGTGGGATTGCCACGCATCCTCACCGCCGCGGCGACCAAGGGCATACGCAACTTTCCCGATGTCAAAGCCGATGCAGCATCGGGCAAGCGCACCTCAGTGGTCATTTTTGGGCCGGAAAAAATGCGCTATGCCTATATAGCCTTGGTGATCGGGGCGATACTGTCGTTTGCCTTCACAGCCATCGTGTCGAAGTCGGTCTTCGCCCTGCTCAACCTCTGGCCTATCGCGTTCTTCATTCAGAGCCTGATACCCATGCTGAACGGCCAGTGGCGC
Encoded here:
- a CDS encoding TIGR04190 family B12-binding domain/radical SAM domain protein, whose translation is MPKTDLILLHAPHVYDFRKIPQLYGPVSDLVLATPIFEMYPVGLSSISEYLERAGFRTRIVNIAWRMLRDAHFDAEAFIKKLDAPVFGIDLHWMVHSHGSIEIARIVKKYHPDSKVIFGGYSSSRFWKELIQYPAVDFVMRGDSTEEPMRQFMIALKAGSDLSGIPNLVWKDASGAVHENEFSYVPTDISHVMGNHYGTVVRQVLRYHDLASVVPFKGWLEYPVTAVFTCRGCNYNCIFCSGAKGGLSAFANRKTPAYRTAEDIFNDIQNISNITRGPILLVGDIREGGEGRAHKLLRLIKEHRVKNTLMLEAFNPMPPEFVRELAQAAPGFSLDMSPESHDPEVRKVSLGRSFSNEDMEKMIETALDEGASRVEIFFMIGLHKQTKRSVLDTIDYCEDLLKKFKADKRLFLFMGHQAPFMAPGSLAFEYPERYGFRLLYKTLEEHRQALTLPSWKHSLNYETEWLSRDEITEVTYEAIARLAKLKAKYGQITQKAADTQLERIERAKALEARIEKLLKSGKRDEIAVLKPEMDAINGFTASERLELEIPIGLVRIRYFSAIRNMLFKRKKKVAFAQ
- a CDS encoding prenyltransferase, with the translated sequence MMKINRIKLNAWIQVQKLPRHSNDVFSFVLGSVLAWYYTGNFNWLVFTASLVAVFFIANGIYLTNEAQDYEGDRRNVERIGAGGGMNLTSTGGTQVLVRGHLKKEHVQLVGMLFFAAAIPLGLIVQFVGKTGWATIPLGVLGILITYSYSNPPIKASYRGLGETFMLIGYAMVIFTAYYIQAGPSWLPILVGLPRILTAAATKGIRNFPDVKADAASGKRTSVVIFGPEKMRYAYIALVIGAILSFAFTAIVSKSVFALLNLWPIAFFIQSLIPMLNGQWRTRPGLEQAAKKGFKGGMLTPITISLTLLLNGWLHF